The DNA segment AGGTACATCCTGTGCGGTCAATCTTCCAAATCCCATCCTGACGAGATATCAAGGGAATTGTTCAGAAACCGGATTCTCCTAGAAAAGCGTATTGAACGATGTTGGCCCCCATCTGAAGGGCTTTGGTGCGGGTCTCCTGCGAGTCCTTGTGTACACTTTGGTCTTCCCAGCCGTCACCCAGATCGCTCTCATGGCTGTAGAAACATACCAATCGTCCTTCATGGAAGATTCCAAATCCTTGCGGGGGTTTCCCATCGTGCTCATGTACCTTGGGCAAGCCCGTATCGAAGTCAAAGGATTGATGGTAGATCGGATGGCTGAAGGGTAATTCGATGAAGTCCGATTCTGGAAAGACCTTCTTCATCTGCGGACGGATGAACGGATCCAGACCATAATTATCATCTATATGCAAGAATCCACCGGCCTCCAAATAGGTACGCAGATTCTCGGCATCAGAGGGTGTGAAGACCACATTTCCATGACCCGTCATATGGACCATCGGATAATCGAAGAGTTCCAAACTCCCGACCTCTACGTAAGGAGCCTC comes from the Flavobacteriales bacterium genome and includes:
- a CDS encoding DUF4159 domain-containing protein, with amino-acid sequence MRRAIGLFGLIMMLMAFTAPKGSYRIGVLKYKGGGDYYANPTAVPNLIDFCNQNLGMNIIPEAPYVEVGSLELFDYPMVHMTGHGNVVFTPSDAENLRTYLEAGGFLHIDDNYGLDPFIRPQMKKVFPESDFIELPFSHPIYHQSFDFDTGLPKVHEHDGKPPQGFGIFHEGRLVCFYSHESDLGDGWEDQSVHKDSQETRTKALQMGANIVQYAFLGESGF